In Salmo trutta chromosome 16, fSalTru1.1, whole genome shotgun sequence, a genomic segment contains:
- the LOC115150435 gene encoding innate immunity activator protein → MEGKEEISDTDSGIILHSGPDSPFTIMKDVITHTRAVKLKHQSLEDRLELCLLELKKLCIREAELTGRLSADYPVLPGEKPPQIRQRIGAAFKLDEQSIPQGTADSELNSVEAELSLQLQIYKAARRLCHEEHLSKAVKRSRLQQCKREEKKVKQLQETEFQLSSPQPGCISTRRDQGTSDDSSLSNSALLDEEELISQSSQPSVEAPHPGGPADPPQPPPGPSHLPGPTPHQPTHTTPTLEELQSSFNTNLELEPPPIEHSPWTESSLDQPYHKTKNNSHLCSSKSSSPAVTPVLPPVEACYEDTALPLQFSHLRLCPIQSNSAPSTPEMHLRRQISLRLPNSEPPLNLDKDRGRTRVPRRLLTDYVVTSPGESPVQRGGYRNPIYHSSSETEDSNSEHSAPSYTSSLCREMPCDLPWQCQPTYRYHSSPNDNHGPMAYPPGPGFYQNHQHQSTPSFHRGYYDHRMVYPSEMDMARLYHGPPSPCHSSRYEHWYEEAPVHPQRALMSLPPHVRLSRAPSLREYPHHPSRGFPRQVVNEELKSWHQRNQFRPHSLDRQTVIRVRNVPGRESPLSHHHKYPEQAPQRQVLRRAADGTPVQWFVGDESELISQV, encoded by the exons ATGGAGGGCAAAGAAGAGATCAGTGACACAGACAGTGGCATCATTCTCCACTCTG GCCCTGATAGTCCTTTCACAATTATGAAGGACGTGATCACTCATACCCGGGCCGTCAAGCTCAAGCATCAGTCACTGGAGGACCGGCTAGAGCTCTGCCTACTGGAGCTGAAGAAACTCTGCATCCGAGAGGCT GAGCTAACTGGTCGGCTGTCTGCAGATTACCCAGTGTTGCCTGGGGAGAAGCCGCCTCAAATTCGCCAACGCATCGGAGCGGCCTTCAAACTAGACGAGCAGAGCATCCCACAGGGAACAGCG GACTCAGAGCTGAACTCTGTGGAAGCTGAGTTATCTCTTCAGCTGCAGATATACAAAGCGGCCCGAAGACTGTGCCATGAGGAACACCTCAGCAAGGCGGTGAAGAGAAGCCGGTTACAGCAGTGCAAGCGTGAGGAGAAGAAAGTCAAACAACTGCAGGAGACAGAATTTCAGCTGTCTTCACCACAGCCAGGCTGCATCAGCACACGGAGAG ATCAGGGCACTTCTGATGATAGCTCTCTGTCCAATTCGGCACTGCTCGATGAAG AAGAGCTGATCAGTCAGTCATCTCAACCATCTGTGGAGGCCCCTCACCCAGGAGGACCAGCAGACCCTCCCCAGCCCCCCCCAGGCCCCTCACACCTCCCTGGGCCTACCCCCCACCAGCCAACCCATACTACTCCAACTCTGGAGGAGTTACAGTCCAGCTTCAACACCAACCTGGAATTGGAGCCCCCTCCCATCGAGCACTCCCCTTGGACTGAGTCTAGTCTGGACCAGCCTTACCACAAGACCAAGAACAATTCACACTTGTGTAGCAGCAAGTCAAG TAGTCCAGCCGTGACCCCTGTGTTGCCTCCAGTGGAAGCTTGTTATGAAGACACTGCTCTGCCCCTGCAGTTCTCCCATCTCAGACTGTGCCCAATCCAGTCAAACAGCGCCCCCTCCACCCCAGAGATGCACCTTCGCCGTCAGATTTCTCTCAG GCTTCCCAACAGTGAGCCTCCGTTGAACCTGGATAAGGACCGGGGTCGTACCCGTGTTCCCAGGAGGCTACTAACGGATTACGTGGTAACGTCTCCAGGCGAGTCCCCCGTCCAGAGGGGAGGCTACAGAAACCCCATTTACCACTCCAGCTCTGAGACTGAGGACAGTAACTCTGAACACTCTGCCCCATCCTACACTAGCTCGCTGTGTCGTGAGATGCCCTGTGACCTGCCATGGCAGTGTCAGCCCACCTATAGGTACCATTCCAGCCCCAACGACAATCATGGACCAATGGCCTACCCCCCAGGCCCCGGCTTCTACCAAAATCACCAGCACCAGTCCACCCCCAGCTTCCACAGGGGTTACTATGACCACAGGATGGTCTACCCTTCAGAGATGGACATGGCCAGGCTGTATCACggccctccatccccctgtcactCCAGCCGATATGAGCACTGGTATGAGGAGGCCCCTGTGCACCCCCAGCGGGCTCTCATGTCCCTTCCCCCCCACGTCAGACTGTCCCGCGCCCCCTCGCTCAGAGAgtacccccaccacccctccagAGGCTTCCCCCGGCAGGTGGTAAACGAGGAGCTCAAGTCATGGCACCAGCGCAACCAGTTCAGACCTCACTCCCTGGACCGACAGACTGTGATCAGGGTGAGGAACGTACCTGGCCGCGAGTCACCTCTCTCCCACCACCACAAGTACCCTGAACAG gCTCCCCAGAGACAGGTCCTCCGGAGGGCAGCGGATGGGACCCCGGTGCAGTGGTTTGTGGGTGACGAGTCAGAGCTCATCAGTCAGGTGTAG